The following are from one region of the Novosphingobium humi genome:
- a CDS encoding DUF3422 domain-containing protein, producing the protein MRLDEHPLRRQVVGEMHLRRWPAIHAPTRILQVLRLVSPEERAGQRAMLENLPIGGRLNQSDNPRHAEGELGPGISFVWEQHSEACGITLFMHEPHADPAQALAWIERFPGQAIRATRIHVVENQAQARDLLPQMGFVGSDLVSCMIGVSGVRLWSDFRIGAEGLGIALVSANGAAPADLARLLQRFQELGNYRNLALMGLPMAQAYWPRLDAAEATLRELAADVANPDTTDDALLERVSVLSLDLMSLSTETHYRMSATAAYAQLVEERLAGLMPRAIPGHPSLEDFTQRRLLPAIRTTQAYSRRLEDLTQRAAHFTSLLRTRVETRIENQNGRLLRSMERSSSLQLRLQQLVEGLSVVALSYYGISLIGYMLKAAEHRFEHFPAAEIMGVMVPLVVVGMWMGLHRMKARVLGEH; encoded by the coding sequence ATGAGGCTCGACGAACATCCGCTGCGGCGGCAGGTGGTGGGCGAGATGCATCTGCGTCGCTGGCCCGCGATCCATGCGCCGACGCGGATCCTTCAGGTGTTGCGCCTGGTCTCGCCCGAGGAGCGGGCGGGGCAAAGGGCGATGCTGGAAAATCTGCCCATCGGCGGGCGGCTGAATCAATCGGACAATCCGCGCCATGCCGAGGGCGAGCTTGGCCCCGGTATTTCCTTTGTCTGGGAACAGCACAGCGAGGCCTGCGGCATCACCCTGTTCATGCACGAACCCCATGCCGACCCAGCGCAGGCGCTGGCATGGATCGAGCGTTTTCCCGGACAGGCCATCCGCGCCACGCGCATCCATGTGGTTGAAAATCAGGCGCAGGCGCGCGACCTCTTGCCGCAGATGGGCTTTGTCGGGTCCGATCTTGTGTCCTGCATGATCGGCGTGTCGGGCGTGCGGCTGTGGTCGGATTTCCGCATCGGGGCCGAGGGGCTGGGCATTGCGCTGGTTTCGGCCAATGGCGCGGCGCCCGCCGACCTGGCGCGCCTGTTGCAGCGGTTTCAGGAACTGGGCAATTACCGCAATCTGGCGCTGATGGGTCTGCCGATGGCGCAGGCCTATTGGCCCCGGCTGGACGCGGCCGAGGCGACCTTGCGCGAACTGGCCGCCGATGTGGCCAATCCTGATACGACCGATGATGCGTTGCTCGAACGGGTGTCGGTGCTCAGCCTCGATCTCATGTCGCTTTCCACCGAGACGCATTACCGGATGAGCGCCACCGCCGCCTATGCCCAATTGGTGGAGGAGCGATTGGCGGGCCTGATGCCGCGCGCCATTCCCGGCCATCCCAGCCTTGAGGATTTTACCCAGCGCCGCCTGCTGCCCGCGATCCGCACCACACAGGCCTATTCGCGGCGGCTGGAGGATTTGACGCAGCGGGCGGCGCATTTCACATCGCTGCTGCGCACCCGCGTCGAAACCCGCATCGAGAACCAGAACGGGCGCCTGCTGCGATCCATGGAGCGGTCATCCAGCCTGCAATTGCGGCTGCAGCAACTGGTCGAGGGCCTCTCGGTCGTCGCGCTCAGCTATTATGGCATCAGCCTGATCGGCTATATGCTCAAGGCCGCCGAGCATCGCTTTGAACATTTCCCGGCGGCCGAGATCATGGGCGTGATGGTGCCGCTGGTGGTGGTCGGCATGTGGATGGGGCTGCACCGGATGAAGGCGCGGGTATTGGGCGAACATTGA
- a CDS encoding cupin domain-containing protein — protein sequence MNRTTCPSFIDLDAFAQTATPGADPFGADAALLPLRGGPVEMHACLLAGSGSAQTQTGDTMLIVAEGVATITAAGQTHTLAKGESLVLSGPQAFDWAAENARVVTMRYTGGAGEAAGVTAIDPTTQRVPSGAPLAELLIGPTPQCHNHTQFLSTDGEFMVGVWDSTPYHRRAMPYRHFELMYLLDGSVTFIDEEGREGTFRKGDLFMVEQNAQCSWESREDVTKIFAIYRPK from the coding sequence ATGAACCGGACCACATGCCCCTCCTTTATCGACCTTGACGCCTTTGCCCAAACCGCCACACCGGGCGCGGACCCGTTTGGCGCAGATGCCGCCTTGCTGCCCCTGCGCGGCGGGCCGGTGGAAATGCACGCCTGCCTGCTTGCGGGAAGCGGCAGCGCGCAGACGCAAACCGGCGACACAATGCTGATCGTGGCCGAGGGTGTGGCCACGATCACTGCCGCAGGTCAAACGCACACTTTGGCCAAGGGCGAAAGCCTCGTCCTGTCCGGCCCGCAAGCGTTTGATTGGGCCGCCGAAAACGCCCGCGTCGTCACCATGCGCTATACCGGCGGCGCGGGCGAAGCGGCAGGCGTCACCGCCATCGACCCCACGACGCAGCGCGTGCCCTCCGGCGCGCCTCTGGCCGAATTGCTGATCGGCCCCACGCCGCAATGCCATAATCACACGCAGTTCCTCTCGACGGATGGCGAGTTCATGGTCGGTGTCTGGGATTCCACCCCCTATCACCGCCGCGCGATGCCCTATCGCCATTTCGAACTAATGTATCTGCTCGACGGCAGCGTGACCTTCATCGACGAGGAAGGCCGCGAGGGCACGTTCCGCAAGGGCGACCTGTTCATGGTCGAACAGAACGCCCAGTGCAGTTGGGAAAGCCGCGAGGACGTGACCAAGATCTTTGCGATCTATCGCCCCAAGTAA
- a CDS encoding amidohydrolase, which yields MTDIAALLAPLVALRHDIHAHPELGFAEHRTARVIADALRAAGLEVHEGIGGTGVVGVLRHGSSSRTVGLRADMDALPIDEKTGLPYASRHEGCFHGCGHDGHMAMLLGAAQALAADPSGIDGTVHFIFQPAEEGQGGARAMIEDGLFERFPCDRVYALHNWPALPAGTIATRAGAIMGAADKFHITLRGRGGHAAVPHDTNDTLLAAASLVQQLNTIIARNAPASANAVLSVTQIHGGHAHNVIPGEAMVAGTVRTFDPAVQDRIEERMRQIIAGIEAGFEVSAELDYDRYYPATINDPDAAEDALTIAAIVGTAHRAPEPAATSEDFSFMLQVRPGAYIWLGQGVGESPAPLHNPHYDFNDAVLETGLRLHLALARHWLAPQE from the coding sequence ATGACGGACATAGCTGCGCTGCTGGCGCCATTGGTGGCGCTGCGCCATGATATCCATGCCCACCCGGAACTGGGCTTTGCCGAACATCGCACCGCGCGGGTGATTGCCGATGCGCTGCGCGCGGCGGGTCTGGAGGTGCATGAGGGCATCGGCGGCACCGGCGTGGTGGGCGTTCTGCGCCATGGATCGAGTTCACGCACCGTGGGCCTGCGCGCCGATATGGACGCGCTGCCTATCGATGAAAAAACCGGCCTGCCCTATGCGAGCCGCCATGAGGGATGCTTTCACGGCTGCGGCCATGACGGGCATATGGCGATGCTGCTGGGCGCGGCCCAGGCGTTGGCCGCCGATCCTTCGGGCATCGACGGCACGGTCCATTTCATCTTCCAGCCTGCCGAGGAAGGGCAAGGCGGCGCGCGCGCGATGATCGAGGATGGCCTGTTCGAGCGCTTCCCCTGCGACCGGGTCTATGCGCTGCATAACTGGCCCGCCCTGCCCGCCGGAACGATTGCCACGCGCGCGGGCGCGATCATGGGCGCGGCGGACAAGTTCCACATCACCTTGCGCGGGCGTGGCGGGCATGCGGCCGTCCCGCATGACACCAATGACACGCTGCTGGCCGCCGCATCGCTGGTGCAGCAATTGAACACGATCATCGCCCGCAACGCGCCGGCCAGCGCCAATGCCGTCCTGTCCGTGACGCAGATCCACGGCGGCCACGCGCATAATGTCATCCCCGGCGAGGCGATGGTGGCGGGCACAGTGCGCACATTCGACCCCGCCGTTCAGGACCGGATCGAAGAGCGGATGCGCCAGATCATCGCCGGGATCGAGGCCGGTTTCGAGGTCAGCGCCGAACTGGACTATGACCGCTACTATCCCGCCACCATCAATGACCCGGACGCGGCCGAGGATGCGCTGACCATCGCGGCCATCGTCGGCACGGCCCACCGCGCGCCCGAACCCGCCGCCACGTCCGAGGACTTCTCCTTCATGCTGCAGGTCCGCCCCGGCGCCTATATCTGGCTGGGGCAAGGCGTGGGGGAAAGCCCCGCCCCGCTGCACAATCCGCATTATGACTTCAACGACGCCGTGCTGGAAACCGGCCTGCGTCTCCATCTCGCGCTGGCCCGGCACTGGCTGGCCCCGCAGGAGTGA
- a CDS encoding Lrp/AsnC family transcriptional regulator — protein sequence MMPGPKLDRIDLKILAKLQQAGRVTNVELADAVGLSPSPCLTRVKRLEQAGYITGYGAHLNLGKLGEFLTVFTEVTLSEHRRGDFSRFESRIVKLDEIVECHLVSGGYDYLLKFVTRGVSHYQSIIEGMLESDYGIEKYFSYVVIKSPFIKHHFPIQSLFGNSV from the coding sequence ATGATGCCCGGCCCCAAACTCGACCGCATCGATCTCAAGATCCTTGCCAAGCTGCAACAGGCCGGGCGCGTCACCAATGTAGAACTGGCCGATGCGGTGGGCCTCTCGCCCAGCCCTTGCCTGACGCGGGTAAAAAGGCTGGAGCAGGCGGGCTATATCACCGGCTATGGGGCCCATCTCAACCTTGGGAAGCTGGGCGAATTTCTGACGGTTTTCACCGAGGTCACGCTCTCGGAACACCGGCGCGGCGACTTTTCGCGCTTTGAAAGCCGGATCGTGAAACTGGACGAGATCGTCGAATGCCATCTGGTTTCGGGCGGCTATGACTATCTGCTCAAATTCGTCACGCGCGGCGTGTCGCATTACCAGTCGATCATCGAAGGGATGCTGGAAAGCGATTACGGGATCGAGAAATATTTCTCCTATGTCGTGATCAAATCGCCCTTCATCAAACATCACTTCCCGATCCAGAGCCTGTTCGGCAATTCGGTTTAA
- a CDS encoding aminotransferase class III-fold pyridoxal phosphate-dependent enzyme, with protein MTETLTNRSLIDLDRDHLIHPVASFRGHEAHGARVLASGDGMWLTDIEGKRVIDGFAGLWCVNVGYGQDSIVEAAADQMRRLPYATGYFHFASEPTIRLAAELTALTPEGLNHVYFTQGGSDSVDSAVRYIVHYFNAIGKPDKKEFIALEWGYHGSSATGAGLTALANFHRGFDLPYKWQHHIASPYPYRHPNGHDDAAVIASTIEALEAKVAEIGADKVAAFCCEPIQGSGGVIVPPVGWLKAIREACDRLGILLLVDEVITGFGRTGPLFACEAEGVTPDFMTTAKGLTAGYAPMGALFMADHIYQAIADASPLPVGHGGTYSGHPVAAAVGLEVLRLYREGGVLANGVMVGERFAARMEAIRSHPLVGDVRYRGLLGAIELVADKDTKAPFAADLALGDRLSQMTWDNGVIVRCFANAVIGFAPALTCTPEEMDIIFDRVQLTLDQLLDQADIRSAIGQ; from the coding sequence ATGACCGAAACCCTGACCAATCGCTCGCTGATCGACCTTGACCGCGATCACCTGATCCACCCGGTGGCCTCTTTCCGTGGCCACGAGGCGCATGGCGCGCGCGTTTTGGCCAGCGGGGACGGCATGTGGCTGACCGATATAGAAGGCAAGCGCGTCATCGACGGCTTTGCCGGTCTGTGGTGCGTCAATGTCGGCTATGGACAGGACAGCATTGTCGAGGCCGCCGCCGATCAGATGCGCCGCCTGCCTTATGCCACGGGCTATTTCCACTTTGCCAGCGAGCCGACGATCCGTTTGGCGGCAGAATTGACCGCGCTGACGCCCGAAGGCCTCAACCACGTCTATTTCACCCAAGGCGGTTCGGACTCGGTGGACAGCGCGGTGCGCTATATCGTCCACTATTTCAACGCCATCGGCAAACCGGACAAGAAAGAGTTCATCGCGCTGGAATGGGGCTATCACGGCTCCTCGGCCACCGGGGCCGGCCTGACGGCGCTGGCCAATTTCCATCGCGGTTTCGATCTGCCCTATAAATGGCAGCACCATATCGCCTCGCCCTATCCCTATCGCCACCCCAATGGCCATGACGATGCCGCCGTGATCGCCAGCACCATTGAGGCGCTGGAGGCAAAGGTGGCCGAAATCGGCGCTGACAAGGTTGCTGCCTTCTGCTGCGAACCCATTCAGGGCAGCGGCGGTGTGATCGTGCCGCCGGTGGGCTGGCTCAAAGCCATCCGCGAAGCCTGCGACCGGCTTGGCATCCTGCTGCTGGTGGATGAGGTCATCACCGGCTTTGGGCGCACCGGGCCTTTGTTCGCCTGCGAGGCTGAGGGGGTGACCCCCGATTTCATGACTACCGCCAAGGGCCTGACCGCCGGTTATGCCCCGATGGGCGCGCTGTTCATGGCCGACCATATCTATCAGGCGATTGCCGACGCCAGCCCGCTGCCGGTGGGCCATGGCGGCACCTATTCGGGCCATCCGGTGGCCGCCGCCGTGGGGCTGGAAGTGCTGCGCCTCTATCGCGAGGGCGGCGTGCTGGCCAATGGCGTGATGGTGGGCGAACGTTTCGCCGCGCGCATGGAGGCGATCCGCAGCCATCCTCTGGTGGGCGATGTGCGCTATCGCGGGCTGCTGGGCGCGATCGAACTGGTGGCCGACAAGGACACCAAGGCGCCTTTTGCCGCCGATCTGGCGCTGGGCGATCGCCTCTCGCAGATGACCTGGGACAATGGCGTGATCGTGCGCTGTTTTGCCAATGCGGTCATCGGCTTTGCCCCGGCGCTGACCTGCACGCCCGAGGAAATGGACATCATTTTCGACCGTGTGCAATTGACGCTCGACCAATTGCTGGATCAGGCCGATATTCGCTCCGCAATCGGCCAATAA
- a CDS encoding tartrate dehydrogenase — translation MRNYKIAVIAGDGIGKEVMPEGLRALEKASSRYGFGLDLQVHDFADCDYYARHGRMMPEDWKEQIGRPDAIFFGAVGWPETVPDHISLWQSLLQFRREYDQFVNLRPVRLMPGVPCPLAGREPGDIDFWVVRENTEGEYSSVGGHMFAGTEREIVIQETVMTRQGIDRVLRFAFDLAQKRERKHLTSATKSNGIAITMPFWDKRVEAIGEEYPDVAHDKYHIDILTAQFVMNPQRFDVVVASNLFGDILSDLGPACTGTIGIAPSGNINPTGEHPSLFEPVHGSAPDIAGKGIANPVGQIWSAAMMLEHLGEAEAAAGIMRAIEDVLSTPTGRTGDLKGSANTVECGKAISAAIG, via the coding sequence ATGCGCAATTACAAGATCGCCGTCATCGCCGGGGACGGCATTGGCAAGGAAGTCATGCCCGAGGGCCTGCGCGCGCTGGAAAAGGCATCGAGCCGTTACGGTTTCGGGCTGGACCTGCAAGTGCATGATTTCGCCGATTGCGATTACTATGCCCGGCATGGCCGCATGATGCCCGAGGACTGGAAGGAGCAAATCGGCCGCCCCGATGCGATCTTCTTTGGCGCGGTGGGCTGGCCCGAAACGGTGCCTGATCACATTTCGCTGTGGCAGAGCCTGCTGCAATTCCGCCGCGAATATGACCAGTTCGTCAATCTGCGCCCGGTGCGTCTGATGCCGGGCGTGCCCTGTCCGCTGGCCGGGCGTGAACCGGGCGACATCGACTTCTGGGTCGTGCGCGAAAACACCGAGGGCGAATATTCCAGCGTCGGCGGCCATATGTTTGCCGGAACCGAGCGCGAGATCGTCATTCAGGAAACCGTGATGACGCGCCAGGGCATTGACCGCGTGCTGCGCTTTGCCTTCGACCTGGCGCAGAAGCGCGAGCGCAAACACCTGACCAGCGCCACCAAATCGAACGGCATCGCCATCACCATGCCCTTCTGGGACAAGCGCGTGGAGGCCATCGGCGAGGAATATCCCGATGTCGCCCATGACAAATATCACATCGACATCCTGACCGCGCAATTCGTGATGAACCCCCAGCGTTTCGACGTTGTGGTGGCCTCGAACCTGTTCGGCGATATCCTCTCCGATCTTGGCCCGGCCTGCACCGGCACGATCGGCATCGCGCCCAGCGGTAATATCAACCCCACCGGCGAACACCCCAGCCTGTTCGAGCCCGTCCATGGTTCGGCCCCCGACATTGCGGGCAAGGGCATTGCCAATCCGGTGGGCCAGATCTGGTCGGCCGCGATGATGCTCGAACATCTGGGCGAGGCAGAAGCGGCGGCGGGCATCATGCGCGCCATCGAGGATGTGCTCTCCACCCCCACGGGCCGCACCGGCGATCTGAAGGGAAGCGCCAACACCGTGGAATGCGGCAAGGCGATTTCCGCAGCCATAGGCTGA
- a CDS encoding NAD-dependent succinate-semialdehyde dehydrogenase: MQLSDSTLLKQAALIGGQWLGASSRDALAVKDPANGAVLGAVPDCTGDDTQEAIAAASAAWPAWRARTAGERCALLEAWHALVLANLDDLARIMTAEQGKPLAEAQGEIRYAASFIKWFAEEGRRTGGRNVVSPERDRRIIVLTEPVGVSAAITPWNFPAAMITRKCAPALAAGCPVVIKPSEMTPFTALALGELAIRAGFPAGVINIVTGLPTAIGAAITASPLVRKLSFTGSTRVGALLLEQCAKTVKRTSMELGGNAPLIVFADADLDLAVKAAMASKFRNAGQTCVCANRLLVADEIYDAFAEKLAAAVAGLNAAPGMEPDSTVGPLINAAAVQKVSAHLEDALGKGGKILGQGKGRSDDRFVRPVIIGDANPDMRLASEETFGPLAPLFRFTSERQAIEMANDTPYGLAAYFYTRDLSRSFRVAEALEAGMIALNTGGIAMEMAPFGGVKQSGLGREGGQQGIEEYLETKAFHIGGLELGA; this comes from the coding sequence ATGCAACTTTCCGATTCGACCCTTTTGAAGCAGGCCGCGCTGATCGGCGGACAATGGCTTGGCGCCTCCTCGCGCGATGCGTTGGCGGTGAAGGACCCGGCCAATGGTGCGGTGCTGGGCGCGGTGCCCGATTGCACAGGCGATGACACGCAGGAGGCCATTGCCGCCGCCAGCGCCGCATGGCCCGCGTGGCGCGCGCGCACGGCGGGCGAACGCTGCGCTCTGCTTGAGGCATGGCATGCGCTGGTGCTGGCCAATCTGGACGATCTGGCGCGGATTATGACCGCCGAACAGGGCAAGCCGCTGGCCGAAGCGCAGGGCGAGATCCGCTATGCCGCCAGCTTCATCAAATGGTTTGCCGAGGAAGGGCGCCGCACGGGCGGGCGCAATGTCGTCTCGCCCGAGCGCGACCGCCGCATCATCGTGCTGACCGAGCCGGTGGGTGTTTCGGCGGCGATCACGCCGTGGAATTTCCCCGCCGCGATGATCACCCGCAAATGCGCGCCCGCGCTGGCCGCCGGTTGCCCGGTGGTGATCAAGCCTTCGGAAATGACGCCCTTCACAGCGCTGGCGCTGGGCGAACTGGCGATCCGCGCAGGTTTTCCGGCGGGCGTCATCAACATCGTCACCGGCCTGCCCACCGCGATTGGCGCGGCCATCACGGCCAGCCCGCTGGTGCGCAAGCTGTCCTTTACCGGATCGACGCGCGTGGGCGCGCTGCTGCTTGAACAATGCGCCAAGACCGTCAAGCGGACCAGCATGGAATTGGGCGGCAATGCGCCGCTGATCGTCTTTGCCGATGCGGATCTTGATCTGGCGGTGAAGGCGGCGATGGCCAGCAAGTTCCGCAATGCCGGGCAGACCTGCGTCTGCGCCAACCGCCTGTTGGTGGCCGACGAAATCTATGACGCCTTTGCCGAAAAGCTGGCCGCCGCGGTCGCCGGGTTGAATGCCGCGCCGGGGATGGAGCCGGACTCGACGGTCGGCCCGCTGATCAATGCCGCCGCCGTGCAAAAGGTCTCGGCCCATCTGGAAGACGCGCTGGGCAAGGGCGGCAAGATCCTTGGCCAGGGCAAGGGCCGCAGTGATGATCGCTTTGTCCGCCCGGTCATCATCGGGGATGCGAACCCTGACATGCGTCTGGCCTCGGAAGAAACCTTCGGCCCGCTGGCCCCGCTGTTCCGCTTTACCAGCGAACGGCAGGCGATCGAGATGGCCAATGACACGCCCTATGGCCTTGCCGCCTATTTCTACACCCGCGACCTGTCGCGCTCGTTCCGTGTGGCCGAGGCGCTGGAGGCCGGGATGATCGCGCTGAACACCGGCGGGATCGCGATGGAAATGGCGCCCTTTGGCGGCGTCAAGCAATCGGGCCTTGGCCGCGAAGGCGGACAGCAGGGCATCGAGGAATATCTGGAAACCAAGGCCTTCCACATCGGCGGGCTGGAATTGGGGGCATAA
- a CDS encoding GNAT family N-acetyltransferase: MGELVTSDVKFRAMRHEDVERAVEMSRALSWPHREEDWALFLTLGHGIVAEVDGEVIGTICGFPYGDHAATLGMVIVDDAHQGKGYGRQLMQAMLDHLGNRTVLLQATVEGAPLYEKLGFVDIGTLHQHQGTIPLAPLAALRSGERIRPLGSSEQTPGELYSKATGTDRHAMMRALTAQDSTVVLTHDDIPVGFALLRRFGRGWSVAPVVAPDADGAKALILHWLAQNAGNFTRLDVTGESGLSPWLEGLGLPRVDTVRMMARGPLPKTTGDATLFALTTQALG; the protein is encoded by the coding sequence ATGGGCGAGCTGGTGACCAGCGACGTAAAGTTTCGGGCGATGCGGCATGAGGATGTCGAGCGCGCGGTCGAGATGTCGCGTGCGCTCTCCTGGCCGCATCGTGAAGAGGACTGGGCGCTGTTCCTGACGCTGGGCCATGGCATCGTGGCCGAGGTGGACGGAGAGGTGATCGGCACCATCTGCGGCTTTCCCTATGGCGACCATGCCGCGACGCTGGGCATGGTGATCGTCGATGATGCGCATCAGGGCAAAGGCTATGGCCGCCAGCTGATGCAGGCGATGCTCGACCATCTGGGCAACCGGACCGTGCTGCTTCAGGCCACGGTCGAGGGCGCGCCGCTTTACGAAAAGCTGGGCTTTGTCGATATCGGCACGCTGCACCAGCATCAGGGCACGATCCCGCTGGCCCCGCTGGCCGCGCTGCGCAGCGGCGAACGCATCCGTCCGCTCGGCTCGTCCGAACAGACGCCGGGCGAATTGTACAGCAAGGCCACCGGCACCGACCGCCATGCGATGATGCGCGCCCTGACCGCGCAGGACAGCACGGTGGTTCTGACCCATGACGATATTCCCGTCGGCTTTGCCCTGCTGCGCCGGTTTGGCCGGGGATGGTCGGTGGCGCCTGTGGTGGCGCCCGATGCCGATGGCGCCAAGGCGTTGATCCTGCACTGGCTGGCCCAGAATGCGGGCAATTTCACCCGCCTCGACGTGACCGGGGAAAGCGGACTTTCGCCATGGCTGGAAGGCCTTGGTCTGCCCCGCGTCGATACGGTCCGCATGATGGCGCGCGGGCCTCTGCCGAAAACCACGGGCGATGCCACGCTCTTTGCTCTCACCACCCAAGCACTGGGGTAA
- a CDS encoding aldehyde dehydrogenase family protein — translation MTIAFNPDSIRPDLAANFIGGRKILGAGAVFDVLRPSDGALLAPLHCAAMDQMSQAAEDAAAAQKSSGWGRMDPRARARILHRWADAIDADRAVLAPLEAVGSTRTLAEILAWDLPYTAECIRFFAEFADKHGGEVGATADDRFGFTANEPYGVVGAIAPWNLPLVMAAWKLGPALAAGNAVVLKPSELTPFSVVRLAELAVQAGVPAGIFNVVQGMGHDIGDGLVRAEQVSKVSFTGSTATGRAIMSACAATGPKPCTLELGGKSPQIIFADADMDKACAIVARAITLNAGQVCVAGSRLLVEAGVADEVTERIAALFRAHRLGETWADGTTMGPIVSEKQLAGIDAIVQTARAEGGEAITGGARIERAGTFYAPTLIAGLSADATAVQSEIFGPVLTVQSFADEEEAYALANGTRYGLAAGVHTQNLSRAIRATRALEAGTVWVNRYGRSDDFILPTGGFKQSGLGKDLGREAYLASCKSKTVLIGL, via the coding sequence ATGACAATTGCCTTCAACCCCGATTCCATCAGGCCCGATCTGGCGGCCAATTTCATCGGTGGGCGCAAAATTCTGGGCGCCGGCGCGGTGTTCGATGTGTTGCGGCCCTCTGACGGCGCCTTGCTGGCCCCGCTGCATTGCGCGGCCATGGACCAGATGAGCCAAGCGGCAGAAGATGCCGCCGCCGCGCAGAAAAGCAGCGGATGGGGCCGGATGGACCCGCGCGCCCGCGCCCGTATCCTGCATCGCTGGGCCGATGCGATTGACGCCGACCGCGCGGTTCTGGCCCCGCTCGAGGCGGTGGGCTCGACGCGCACCTTGGCCGAGATTTTGGCTTGGGATCTGCCCTATACCGCCGAATGCATCCGCTTTTTCGCCGAATTTGCCGATAAGCATGGCGGCGAGGTAGGCGCGACAGCCGATGACCGTTTTGGTTTCACCGCCAATGAACCCTATGGCGTGGTGGGCGCGATTGCGCCGTGGAACCTGCCGCTGGTGATGGCGGCGTGGAAACTGGGCCCGGCGCTGGCGGCGGGCAATGCGGTGGTGCTCAAGCCTTCCGAACTGACGCCCTTCTCGGTGGTGCGTCTGGCCGAACTGGCTGTGCAGGCGGGGGTGCCTGCGGGCATCTTCAACGTGGTGCAGGGCATGGGCCATGACATTGGCGACGGCCTTGTCCGCGCAGAGCAGGTGAGCAAGGTCAGCTTTACCGGATCGACCGCCACGGGCCGTGCGATCATGAGCGCCTGTGCGGCCACCGGGCCGAAACCCTGCACGCTCGAACTGGGCGGCAAAAGTCCGCAGATCATCTTTGCCGACGCGGATATGGACAAGGCCTGCGCGATTGTCGCCCGCGCGATCACCTTGAACGCCGGTCAGGTCTGCGTCGCCGGATCGCGCCTGCTGGTGGAGGCCGGCGTGGCCGATGAAGTGACCGAGCGCATCGCCGCCCTGTTCCGCGCCCACCGGTTGGGCGAAACATGGGCCGATGGCACAACCATGGGGCCGATCGTTTCGGAAAAGCAATTGGCCGGGATCGACGCCATCGTCCAAACCGCCCGCGCCGAGGGCGGCGAGGCGATCACGGGCGGCGCGCGGATCGAACGGGCCGGAACTTTCTATGCCCCCACGCTGATTGCGGGGCTTTCCGCCGACGCCACTGCGGTGCAGAGCGAGATCTTCGGCCCGGTGCTGACGGTGCAGAGCTTTGCCGATGAGGAGGAGGCCTATGCTCTGGCCAATGGCACGCGCTATGGTCTGGCCGCTGGCGTGCATACGCAAAACCTGAGCCGTGCGATCCGCGCCACCCGCGCGCTGGAGGCGGGCACGGTCTGGGTCAACCGCTATGGCCGTTCGGATGATTTCATCCTGCCCACCGGCGGCTTCAAGCAATCGGGGCTGGGCAAGGATCTGGGGCGCGAGGCCTATCTGGCCAGTTGCAAGAGCAAGACGGTGCTGATCGGGCTGTAA